The Nitrospira sp. KM1 genome includes a window with the following:
- a CDS encoding DUF3015 family protein: MSTRSGYRALVACGVVCLALSITACNTTKATVDSTVKFFSSTSPESMFTADGMVERDQQIKLFAGVSYENLRQEAASGSGQYLTSLAVLYGVPESRQAQFGKLLQEHHAWLFPADLQEDATAHVKMVTALNSVLPTSLVTP, from the coding sequence ATGAGTACACGAAGCGGGTACAGAGCATTGGTCGCGTGCGGGGTTGTCTGTCTGGCTCTCAGCATCACGGCATGCAACACCACCAAGGCCACGGTCGATTCGACCGTGAAATTCTTTTCCAGCACGAGTCCTGAATCCATGTTTACAGCAGACGGCATGGTCGAGCGGGATCAACAGATCAAGCTTTTTGCCGGGGTGTCCTATGAGAATTTACGGCAAGAGGCAGCCTCGGGCAGCGGACAGTATCTCACGTCCCTCGCCGTCTTGTATGGCGTTCCAGAATCCCGGCAGGCACAGTTCGGCAAACTGCTTCAAGAGCATCACGCATGGTTGTTCCCCGCGGATCTGCAAGAGGACGCGACCGCGCATGTGAAGATGGTTACGGCGTTGAACAGTGTACTTCCGACCTCGCTCGTCACGCCGTAA
- a CDS encoding phosphopantetheine-binding protein, protein MEIEMAGLIVDTLKLEVAPTEIDPSAPLFGEGLGLDSIDLLEIALAVSRKYGVDLRSGDRAAFGSLHALAAHIDRHRVR, encoded by the coding sequence GTGGAAATAGAAATGGCCGGTCTGATCGTCGACACACTGAAACTGGAAGTTGCACCGACGGAGATCGACCCTTCAGCTCCATTGTTTGGAGAAGGACTGGGACTTGACTCCATCGATCTGCTGGAAATCGCTTTGGCGGTATCCAGGAAATACGGTGTCGATCTCCGGTCGGGAGACCGCGCCGCCTTCGGCTCGCTGCACGCATTGGCGGCACACATCGACCGGCATAGGGTCCGATGA
- a CDS encoding MaoC/PaaZ C-terminal domain-containing protein, translated as MHIELPCCIDPAHASLTGHFPDHPIVPGVVILNEVLRAVEPYCSGMSDAFRMPSAKFLSPLLPGQRFTITIDHSNEKTCFTVKSGITCIVTGILTPESPSSGGDVP; from the coding sequence ATGCATATCGAACTGCCGTGCTGCATCGACCCTGCTCACGCATCTCTAACCGGGCATTTCCCTGACCATCCCATCGTGCCGGGCGTGGTGATTCTGAACGAGGTGTTGCGGGCGGTCGAGCCGTATTGTAGCGGAATGTCGGACGCGTTCAGGATGCCTTCGGCGAAATTTCTGTCCCCGTTACTGCCCGGTCAACGATTTACCATCACCATTGATCATTCGAACGAGAAGACATGTTTTACCGTGAAGAGTGGGATCACATGCATTGTGACGGGTATCCTCACACCGGAGTCGCCCTCGTCCGGAGGCGACGTACCGTGA
- a CDS encoding CsbD family protein encodes MNSDQFKGQWKQFKGELKRQWGKFTDDDLMKIEGDYDKFTGAMQERYGDKKDEVSRWADQWYEKQHAAGSQGKI; translated from the coding sequence ATGAACAGCGATCAATTCAAAGGGCAGTGGAAACAATTCAAGGGTGAGCTGAAGAGGCAATGGGGGAAGTTTACCGACGATGATTTGATGAAAATCGAAGGAGATTACGACAAGTTCACTGGCGCAATGCAAGAACGATATGGCGACAAAAAGGACGAGGTCAGCCGTTGGGCCGATCAATGGTACGAAAAGCAGCATGCGGCCGGATCACAAGGAAAGATCTGA
- the uvrA gene encoding excinuclease ABC subunit UvrA — MSHSIIIKGAREHNLKNIDVEIPRDKLVVITGLSGSGKSSLAFDTIYAEGQRRYVESLSAYARQFLEQMGKPDVDSIEGLSPAISIEQKSTSHNPRSTVGTVTEIYDYLRLLFARVGKPTCFQCGEEITAQTVQQMVDAIAALPDGMKFQILAPIVRGRKGEYRKELLEMRKAGYVRARIDNVIVDLGDDITLDKQKKHTIEIVVDRLVMKSGDAMLRRLADSVETSLKLSGGLVGVLTDDQAMALYSERLACIRCGVSYPEVTPRIFSFNSPHGACPACDGIGYAVTPGCPEDEDLTLLEPCEVCHGARLRPESLSVKVARKSIAEVTRLSVRVASEFFSALKFTEREMIIAHRILKEIRERLAFLVNVGLDYLTLDRAAATLSGGEGQRIRLATQIGSGLVGVLYILDEPSIGLHQRDNRRLLQTLLRLRDLGNTVVVVEHDAETMMAADHIMDMGPGAGAHGGRLIAQGTPKEIMKDPQSLTGRYLRGVEMVAVPKRERLPKAWLSVVGASKHNLKGVTAKIPLGLLTCVTGVSGSGKSTLVLEVLFHSLSQLLYSRKPKIDGCKELKGADALDKVIDIDQSPIGRTPRSNPATYTGLFGYIRDLYSNLPESRVRGYKPGRYSFNVKGGRCEACQGDGLIKIEMHFLPDVYVTCEVCKGQRYNRETLEILHKGKSIADVLNMTVDEGLEFFEHIPLIKSKLQTLHDVGLHYVKLGQSATTLSGGEAQRVKLSRELSKRATGRTMYILDEPTTGLHFADVQRLLDVLDRLVESGNTVLVIEHNLDVIKNADWIIDLGPEGGDRGGHIVAEGSPEEVSKMKRSYTGQVLKEVLAG, encoded by the coding sequence ATGAGCCATTCCATCATCATCAAGGGCGCCCGAGAGCACAACCTCAAGAACATCGACGTGGAAATCCCGCGCGACAAGCTGGTGGTCATCACCGGGCTGAGCGGTTCAGGGAAGTCGTCGCTGGCCTTCGACACGATCTATGCCGAGGGGCAACGCCGGTACGTCGAGTCGTTGTCAGCTTATGCCCGCCAGTTTCTCGAGCAAATGGGAAAGCCTGATGTTGATTCCATCGAGGGGCTTTCGCCCGCCATTTCGATCGAACAGAAGAGTACGAGCCACAATCCCCGGTCGACCGTTGGAACGGTGACGGAGATTTATGACTATCTGCGCCTGTTGTTTGCCCGGGTCGGAAAGCCGACATGTTTCCAGTGCGGAGAAGAGATCACGGCGCAGACCGTCCAGCAAATGGTTGACGCCATCGCGGCATTGCCGGACGGGATGAAATTTCAGATTCTCGCGCCGATCGTGAGGGGCCGCAAAGGGGAATACCGCAAAGAACTGCTCGAAATGCGTAAAGCCGGTTATGTTCGGGCCCGCATCGACAACGTCATCGTCGATCTCGGCGACGACATCACGCTCGATAAACAGAAGAAACATACCATCGAGATCGTCGTGGACCGGTTGGTGATGAAATCCGGCGATGCCATGCTGCGCCGTCTGGCGGATTCGGTCGAAACCTCGCTGAAGCTGTCCGGCGGATTGGTCGGCGTGCTGACCGATGACCAGGCGATGGCACTCTACAGCGAACGACTGGCCTGTATCCGCTGCGGCGTCAGTTATCCCGAAGTCACGCCTCGAATCTTCTCGTTCAACAGCCCTCACGGAGCCTGCCCGGCTTGCGATGGGATCGGCTATGCCGTCACGCCCGGTTGCCCGGAAGACGAAGACCTGACGCTCCTGGAGCCCTGCGAGGTGTGCCACGGTGCGCGGCTCAGGCCGGAGAGTCTGTCGGTCAAGGTTGCCCGGAAGTCCATCGCGGAAGTCACCCGGCTTTCGGTCCGTGTGGCATCGGAGTTCTTTTCGGCTCTCAAGTTTACCGAGCGGGAAATGATCATCGCGCATCGTATTCTGAAGGAGATTCGCGAGCGTCTCGCGTTTCTCGTCAATGTCGGATTGGACTACCTGACGCTGGACCGGGCAGCGGCCACGCTCTCGGGGGGAGAAGGACAACGCATTCGGCTCGCGACACAGATTGGATCCGGCCTCGTCGGCGTGCTCTACATTCTCGATGAACCTTCCATCGGGCTGCACCAGCGCGACAATCGGCGCCTACTTCAGACCCTCCTGCGGCTGCGTGACCTGGGCAACACCGTGGTCGTCGTCGAACATGATGCCGAAACCATGATGGCGGCGGATCATATTATGGATATGGGACCCGGCGCTGGCGCCCATGGCGGCCGGCTGATTGCGCAGGGCACGCCGAAAGAAATCATGAAGGATCCACAGTCCCTGACCGGCCGGTATCTGCGCGGCGTAGAAATGGTGGCTGTCCCGAAGCGGGAGAGACTTCCCAAAGCGTGGCTCTCCGTCGTAGGGGCATCCAAACATAATTTAAAGGGAGTGACCGCGAAAATTCCGCTGGGATTGCTGACCTGTGTGACCGGTGTGTCCGGTTCGGGAAAGAGCACCTTGGTGCTGGAAGTTCTATTTCATTCGCTATCCCAACTTCTCTACAGCAGGAAACCAAAGATTGACGGATGCAAAGAGTTGAAGGGAGCCGATGCCCTCGACAAAGTCATCGACATCGATCAATCTCCGATCGGACGCACACCCCGTTCGAATCCGGCCACCTATACCGGGCTGTTCGGCTATATCCGGGACTTGTATTCCAACTTGCCGGAGTCGCGAGTGCGCGGATATAAGCCCGGCCGCTATAGTTTCAATGTCAAGGGCGGACGATGCGAGGCTTGCCAGGGCGACGGCCTGATCAAGATCGAGATGCATTTCCTTCCGGACGTCTATGTCACCTGCGAGGTTTGCAAAGGACAGCGATACAACCGGGAGACGCTGGAAATTCTGCACAAAGGGAAAAGCATCGCCGATGTCCTCAACATGACGGTGGACGAAGGGCTGGAATTTTTCGAACACATCCCGTTGATCAAATCGAAACTTCAGACACTCCATGACGTCGGTCTTCACTATGTGAAACTTGGACAATCGGCCACGACCCTGTCCGGCGGAGAAGCGCAGCGGGTGAAATTATCGCGCGAGCTGTCGAAGCGGGCCACGGGGAGGACAATGTATATCCTGGACGAGCCGACGACGGGTCTGCACTTTGCCGATGTCCAGCGGCTCCTCGACGTATTGGACAGGCTCGTCGAGTCCGGCAATACGGTGCTGGTCATAGAGCACAATCTCGACGTGATCAAGAATGCGGATTGGATTATCGATCTGGGTCCGGAAGGGGGCGATCGAGGCGGCCATATCGTGGCCGAAGGATCTCCCGAAGAAGTTTCAAAAATGAAACGCTCATACACTGGACAGGTCCTGAAAGAAGTCTTGGCAGGCTGA
- a CDS encoding outer membrane protein — protein MKRQSVLSRFARRVVRSNVVTKVRVGIATVLIGGGLAGGLGMPSATQAENYVFDDVEKGLVSLGGRATYFDPPGASPKWYGGAQARLHLGQIFAIEGSVDYREKKYGDTFTRTYPVQVSALIYLLPGKRISPFLLGGGGWYYTNVNNPNGASDTQNRFGAHAGGGVQWMLNTRFSIDSTYRYVWLETIDSTNQNIKDKSFNDNGHMVTVGLNFHF, from the coding sequence ATGAAGAGGCAATCCGTTTTATCCAGGTTCGCTCGCCGCGTCGTCCGATCCAACGTGGTCACCAAGGTAAGGGTCGGTATCGCCACTGTTTTGATCGGAGGTGGCTTGGCGGGAGGGCTGGGAATGCCTTCCGCAACGCAAGCCGAGAATTATGTTTTTGATGACGTGGAAAAAGGTCTTGTATCGTTAGGTGGTCGCGCGACCTATTTTGATCCTCCGGGGGCGAGCCCGAAATGGTATGGCGGAGCTCAGGCGCGCCTGCATCTTGGTCAGATATTTGCCATAGAAGGGTCGGTCGATTATCGGGAAAAGAAATACGGAGACACATTTACACGAACCTATCCGGTTCAAGTGTCAGCACTGATCTATCTGCTTCCCGGCAAACGCATCAGCCCCTTCTTGCTCGGCGGGGGCGGCTGGTATTACACGAACGTCAACAATCCAAATGGCGCCAGCGATACGCAGAACCGGTTCGGGGCACACGCGGGAGGTGGCGTTCAGTGGATGCTGAACACACGATTTTCAATCGATTCGACCTATCGGTATGTCTGGTTGGAGACTATCGATTCGACCAATCAAAACATCAAAGATAAAAGTTTCAACGACAACGGCCACATGGTGACCGTCGGATTGAATTTCCACTTCTGA
- a CDS encoding AMP-binding protein: MSTHRSAATFESSEIGGCVTASPWISPLVRYAELDAPFAWRKGTTVTVRHFLSAVWRLAARLPSKRHVINLCNDRYYFAVGFGAALVRRQISLLPTCRAAEPLQQLSHEYEDVYVLADHADVPSGLSTFAFPEDVQRVAPAPHNPLISIHQLAAIVFTSGSSGCPQAHAKRWGSLIQGAHALRRQFDLGRKKASIAVGTVPAQHMYGLETTIMLPLQCGWGIHAGMPILPADIMADIEQIDLPVWLMTTPVHLRAYMGQGAVLTGLEGIISATMPLTASLAQDVERSWSAPVYEIYGCTEGGIIASRRTVDGKWWQLCDGLNIRQNGEETWVSGGHVGTALKLTDRIVVGDDRTLDLLGSSYDLVKVAGKRASLAALNNALTRISGVVDGTFFWPDQGRTGTGRLSAFIVAPGISRSRILGELRKRIDPVFLPRPLYLVDALPRNTTGKLPRERLEAFANRLKSCPSVRG; the protein is encoded by the coding sequence GTGAGCACGCACAGGTCCGCCGCGACGTTCGAGTCATCGGAAATCGGCGGCTGCGTGACCGCCTCGCCATGGATCAGTCCACTGGTTCGATACGCTGAACTCGATGCTCCATTCGCATGGCGCAAAGGCACGACGGTGACGGTCCGCCACTTTTTGAGCGCAGTCTGGCGACTGGCTGCGCGCCTGCCGTCAAAACGGCATGTGATCAATCTCTGCAACGATCGCTATTACTTTGCCGTCGGTTTCGGCGCGGCTCTGGTGAGAAGACAGATCAGCCTCCTGCCGACCTGCCGGGCGGCCGAGCCGTTGCAACAACTCTCGCATGAGTACGAGGACGTTTATGTGCTGGCCGATCATGCGGATGTTCCGTCTGGGCTTTCCACGTTCGCATTCCCTGAAGATGTCCAGAGGGTCGCTCCGGCGCCTCATAACCCATTGATTTCTATTCATCAGCTGGCCGCCATCGTGTTTACATCCGGGAGCAGCGGATGTCCTCAAGCCCATGCCAAACGATGGGGCAGTCTCATCCAAGGCGCGCATGCGCTGCGTCGCCAATTCGATCTTGGCCGGAAAAAGGCGAGCATCGCAGTCGGCACCGTACCGGCCCAGCATATGTATGGGCTGGAGACGACCATCATGCTTCCGCTGCAATGCGGATGGGGCATTCATGCCGGTATGCCGATCCTCCCGGCGGACATCATGGCCGATATCGAGCAGATCGATCTTCCTGTCTGGCTGATGACGACCCCGGTCCACCTGCGTGCGTACATGGGCCAGGGAGCGGTGCTCACGGGGCTCGAAGGCATCATTTCGGCCACCATGCCGCTGACGGCGTCACTAGCGCAGGACGTCGAACGATCGTGGTCGGCTCCTGTCTATGAAATCTATGGCTGCACAGAAGGCGGCATCATCGCTTCCCGCCGGACAGTCGACGGCAAGTGGTGGCAGCTCTGTGATGGCTTGAACATCCGACAGAACGGCGAAGAGACATGGGTCAGCGGCGGTCATGTCGGAACTGCGCTCAAACTCACGGATCGAATCGTCGTCGGAGATGATCGGACGTTGGATCTGTTGGGTTCGAGCTACGATCTGGTCAAGGTAGCAGGCAAGCGGGCCTCGTTGGCAGCCTTGAATAACGCGCTGACCCGTATTTCAGGAGTTGTGGACGGAACATTTTTTTGGCCGGATCAAGGCCGAACGGGAACGGGCCGGTTGAGCGCCTTCATCGTGGCTCCGGGGATATCCCGGTCACGCATTCTTGGCGAACTGCGGAAGCGCATCGATCCGGTGTTCCTGCCCCGCCCGTTATACCTGGTCGATGCGTTGCCACGGAACACTACCGGGAAGCTGCCGCGTGAACGATTGGAAGCATTTGCGAATCGACTCAAATCGTGCCCCTCTGTTCGAGGCTGA
- a CDS encoding superoxide dismutase, giving the protein MKQTGTYTARSFDLHGLRGISDRTLDTHFKLYEGYVKETNRLMQLLRDFLKDGKVDQEEMPAYSELKRRMGFESNGMVLHEYYFDNLMRGGSDRSPDHSPFREAAEDSFGSFELWKADFVGVGKMRGVGWAVCYLHPTMGQLANHWITLHEVGNVTGFVPLLVMDAWEHAFILDYKPSERGEYIDAFFSNVNWGTVNQRLISSPAHHAAQHT; this is encoded by the coding sequence ATGAAACAAACAGGAACCTATACTGCCAGATCATTTGATCTGCATGGACTGCGGGGGATTTCCGATCGGACGTTGGATACCCATTTCAAACTTTACGAGGGGTACGTCAAGGAAACGAATCGGCTGATGCAGCTCTTGAGGGATTTTCTCAAGGACGGAAAGGTGGATCAGGAGGAGATGCCGGCCTATTCCGAGCTCAAACGTAGGATGGGGTTTGAGTCGAATGGTATGGTGCTTCACGAATACTACTTCGATAACCTCATGCGGGGGGGGTCCGATCGATCGCCCGACCATTCCCCGTTTCGAGAGGCGGCTGAGGACAGTTTCGGATCGTTCGAATTATGGAAAGCGGATTTTGTCGGAGTCGGCAAAATGCGAGGGGTCGGGTGGGCGGTGTGTTATCTCCATCCAACCATGGGACAACTGGCCAATCATTGGATTACCCTGCATGAAGTGGGGAACGTCACGGGTTTTGTCCCGCTCCTTGTCATGGATGCCTGGGAGCACGCCTTTATCCTGGATTACAAGCCATCTGAGCGCGGCGAGTACATTGACGCGTTCTTCAGCAATGTCAACTGGGGAACGGTCAATCAACGGTTGATCAGCTCTCCCGCACACCACGCGGCGCAGCACACGTGA
- a CDS encoding beta/gamma crystallin domain-containing protein — MIQTKSGRIGLLVAAVALAGSYSAFGADLEMQVVDKNCYIEIFEDDNFDMDDPHVKLQGPKEYATLKNVAGKDWSNDIESVIVGSNANVRAYEDKDFKGTELAFAPGQRVPNLGKLDMANDIESLKIACGPN; from the coding sequence ATGATACAGACGAAGTCCGGAAGGATTGGATTGTTGGTTGCGGCAGTGGCACTGGCTGGTTCCTATTCCGCCTTTGGAGCGGATCTGGAAATGCAGGTAGTCGATAAGAACTGCTACATCGAGATTTTTGAAGACGACAACTTCGATATGGACGATCCTCATGTGAAGCTGCAGGGTCCGAAGGAATATGCGACTTTGAAGAATGTGGCAGGAAAAGATTGGAGCAATGACATCGAAAGCGTCATTGTAGGATCGAATGCGAATGTCCGTGCCTATGAAGACAAAGATTTCAAAGGGACGGAATTGGCGTTTGCACCGGGTCAACGGGTTCCCAACTTGGGGAAGCTCGACATGGCCAATGACATTGAATCACTCAAGATCGCCTGCGGTCCCAACTGA
- a CDS encoding LolA-related protein, with translation MELMAQVTSRQESFTETKIVGVLTRPLVLKGTLSYVRPDRVEKHVLAPYDEHVVVHGDQLTLANREGTKRVNVRSHPLIWSFVEAIRASLAGDLTTLGRFYYIDLQGTRDSWILILRPLDRQAAEYLSSVRLSGHGNRLVSVEIQETGGDRSVMLIQGHVS, from the coding sequence ATGGAGCTTATGGCGCAAGTGACGTCCCGTCAGGAAAGCTTTACGGAGACCAAGATCGTGGGGGTCTTGACTCGTCCTCTCGTCTTGAAAGGGACATTATCCTATGTCCGGCCGGATCGGGTCGAAAAACATGTTCTGGCTCCTTATGACGAACATGTCGTCGTGCATGGCGATCAACTCACGCTGGCCAATCGCGAGGGCACCAAACGGGTGAACGTGAGAAGTCATCCGCTGATCTGGTCATTCGTGGAAGCGATCCGTGCAAGTCTCGCCGGCGATCTCACCACGCTCGGCCGTTTCTATTACATCGATCTGCAAGGAACCCGGGACAGTTGGATTCTGATCTTGCGGCCGTTGGACCGGCAGGCTGCGGAGTATCTCTCCAGCGTCAGACTGAGTGGACACGGCAACCGTTTGGTCAGCGTGGAGATTCAGGAAACAGGCGGGGACCGATCGGTCATGCTGATCCAGGGACACGTGTCGTGA
- a CDS encoding polysaccharide deacetylase family protein has translation MFTDASTPKSADGTGESYEPASGLKVRFLLTFDDGPHHCTSRVLQTLAVNSVQDEIKAVFFVQTRHPEGGGSAAGRVILKQEHQEGHVLGLHTGTATGHISHTSLSRMELERSLENGKKDLAAIMHRSPLLVRPPYWRYNARSLECYGRHDLHMLLSDVKAYDGINWGAHVFRRWNFRSQLNRVRNESRHVARRDREETRPVVVTFHDTNAYTADNLAEYLSLLIDEAERLGLPLHTKPFFDQPSDVLDGALQCAVHNPVPTFHSGMCVTTG, from the coding sequence GTGTTCACCGATGCCTCTACGCCGAAGAGCGCTGACGGAACCGGTGAGAGCTATGAACCGGCTTCGGGCCTCAAAGTCCGCTTCCTCCTTACGTTCGACGATGGCCCTCATCATTGTACGTCCAGGGTCCTGCAGACACTCGCGGTCAATTCCGTGCAGGACGAAATTAAAGCCGTCTTCTTCGTCCAGACCAGACACCCGGAAGGTGGAGGGTCGGCAGCCGGTCGTGTGATCTTGAAACAAGAACATCAGGAAGGTCACGTCCTCGGCCTCCATACTGGAACCGCGACAGGACACATTAGTCATACCAGTTTGTCCCGGATGGAATTAGAACGATCATTGGAGAACGGCAAGAAGGATCTCGCGGCGATCATGCATCGATCGCCGCTGTTGGTCCGGCCGCCCTATTGGCGGTACAACGCCCGATCTTTGGAATGTTACGGGCGTCATGACCTGCACATGCTGCTATCGGATGTCAAAGCGTATGACGGAATAAATTGGGGAGCACATGTCTTCCGGCGTTGGAACTTTCGATCACAATTAAATCGCGTCCGGAATGAATCCCGACACGTGGCCAGGCGAGATCGCGAGGAGACTCGGCCGGTGGTGGTGACATTCCATGACACGAATGCCTATACCGCTGACAATCTTGCCGAATATCTTTCCTTGCTGATTGATGAAGCCGAACGGCTGGGTCTGCCGCTCCATACCAAACCGTTTTTTGACCAACCAAGTGACGTGCTGGACGGCGCCCTGCAGTGTGCAGTTCACAATCCCGTACCGACATTCCATTCCGGAATGTGTGTGACCACAGGGTGA
- a CDS encoding BON domain-containing protein — protein MKTTMINAACVLTLLGFLGGCQGGSSHWSSSQSADARMNAAIKNKFAEEKIDLTKVGVDTQDGHVYLSGVVPTSDEKARAEQIARNTVLASPAVNWLIVNQLQVRPVIDDAVITSSIKGRLMNDRQINASQIAVDTQQGIVSLNGSVPSPDHKFRAETLSREIPGVRQVVNNLQVPPVPPATGIVPSSGLIQNDPLITATVKERLTTDRIANLARVHVDTTEGTVYLNGVVPSSGHKVRAEQIARDVSGVTQVVNNLQVQP, from the coding sequence ATGAAGACGACCATGATCAATGCAGCCTGCGTCCTTACCCTATTGGGTTTCCTGGGAGGTTGCCAGGGAGGCTCGAGTCATTGGAGTTCAAGCCAGTCGGCTGATGCCAGAATGAATGCCGCCATCAAGAATAAGTTTGCGGAGGAAAAGATAGATCTGACGAAGGTCGGAGTCGACACCCAGGACGGTCACGTCTATCTCAGTGGTGTTGTTCCAACATCGGACGAAAAGGCCCGGGCGGAACAGATCGCCAGGAATACGGTGCTAGCCTCACCCGCGGTGAACTGGTTGATCGTCAATCAGCTTCAAGTGCGGCCGGTCATTGACGACGCGGTCATTACATCGTCGATCAAAGGCCGTCTGATGAACGACCGTCAAATCAACGCTTCTCAAATCGCCGTTGATACCCAGCAGGGTATCGTCAGTTTGAACGGATCCGTGCCGTCTCCCGATCATAAATTCCGGGCAGAGACGCTCTCGCGTGAAATCCCTGGCGTACGCCAGGTCGTGAACAACCTCCAAGTGCCCCCCGTGCCTCCCGCGACCGGAATTGTGCCTTCTTCCGGTCTGATCCAGAATGACCCATTGATTACGGCCACGGTCAAGGAACGTCTGACGACGGATCGCATTGCCAATCTCGCGCGAGTCCATGTCGATACGACGGAGGGCACCGTCTATTTGAACGGCGTCGTGCCTTCTTCCGGTCATAAAGTCCGCGCGGAACAGATTGCACGGGACGTGAGCGGGGTCACGCAAGTTGTCAATAATCTGCAGGTGCAACCATAG
- a CDS encoding PepSY domain-containing protein, which translates to MKQFAAAVVMTALLTSPSWALFESNKELSKGASVTLDKAVQAAVAAMPGKAVEAQIGREEGRTVYKVEIIDNGDKTRMVYVDAQTMQVKIDK; encoded by the coding sequence ATGAAACAGTTTGCCGCAGCCGTTGTCATGACAGCCTTGCTAACGTCTCCGTCCTGGGCGCTCTTCGAGAGTAACAAGGAGTTGTCAAAAGGCGCTTCCGTGACTCTCGACAAAGCCGTGCAGGCCGCCGTGGCTGCAATGCCTGGAAAGGCCGTGGAAGCTCAGATCGGGAGGGAAGAGGGACGAACTGTGTATAAAGTCGAGATCATCGACAATGGCGATAAGACCCGGATGGTCTATGTCGATGCGCAAACCATGCAAGTGAAGATCGACAAATAG